One genomic segment of Arthrobacter sp. JZ12 includes these proteins:
- the pdhA gene encoding pyruvate dehydrogenase (acetyl-transferring) E1 component subunit alpha, with product MTIHSESSTGNQFSGSMKHAGADTGGSVENFMLPSAHPVQLVDPEGQHVHNDRYPLPDGPLLLSAYEKLVVGRRINEQANALVRQGRMAVYPSSHGQEACQVAAAVVLDPTDWLFPTYRDTVAVITRGVDPLEVLTLLRGDWHAGYDPRHHRTATQATPLATQLLHAVGVAHAAKLRGENTVVLALCGDGATSEGDFHEALNFAAVFHVPVVFLIQNNEYAISVPLKHQSVAPSLAHKAIGYGMPGERVDGNDLAAMLSVLSKAVERARDGGGPVLVEAHTYRMQAHTNADDPSRYRSQSDVDQWVPKDPITRLRTYLGNLQLLTEKEEQRIAAAAEEMAGVLREGLNSEPDIHPADLFEYVYTEKTSQLREQAAQLSEELLREEAGND from the coding sequence ATGACCATTCACTCCGAGAGCTCCACAGGAAACCAGTTCAGCGGGTCGATGAAGCATGCGGGGGCCGATACCGGCGGATCGGTCGAGAACTTCATGCTCCCCTCCGCCCACCCGGTCCAGCTCGTGGACCCCGAGGGTCAGCACGTGCACAACGACCGTTACCCGCTGCCGGATGGGCCCCTCCTTCTGTCGGCCTACGAAAAGCTCGTGGTGGGGCGCAGGATCAACGAACAGGCCAATGCCCTCGTCCGGCAGGGCCGGATGGCGGTCTACCCCTCATCACACGGACAGGAAGCCTGCCAGGTGGCCGCCGCCGTCGTCCTTGACCCAACGGACTGGTTGTTCCCGACCTACCGCGACACGGTCGCTGTCATCACCCGCGGGGTGGATCCACTGGAAGTGCTTACGCTCCTGCGGGGGGACTGGCACGCCGGTTATGATCCGCGCCACCACAGGACAGCCACGCAGGCAACGCCCCTGGCTACCCAGCTGCTCCACGCAGTAGGGGTGGCGCATGCCGCCAAGCTCCGCGGCGAGAACACAGTTGTCCTGGCACTGTGCGGCGACGGTGCAACCAGTGAGGGGGACTTCCACGAAGCCCTGAATTTCGCGGCGGTGTTCCACGTGCCGGTTGTGTTCCTGATCCAGAACAATGAATACGCCATCTCAGTGCCGCTCAAGCACCAGTCGGTAGCGCCGTCACTGGCTCACAAGGCGATCGGCTACGGCATGCCCGGTGAGCGGGTGGACGGCAACGACCTTGCGGCGATGCTCTCCGTGCTTTCCAAGGCCGTTGAGCGGGCCCGCGACGGCGGTGGTCCCGTCCTGGTGGAGGCACACACCTACCGCATGCAGGCACATACCAACGCCGACGATCCTTCCCGCTACCGCTCCCAGTCCGACGTCGACCAGTGGGTGCCGAAGGATCCCATCACCCGGCTGCGGACCTACCTCGGCAACCTTCAGCTCCTCACCGAGAAAGAGGAACAGCGCATCGCAGCAGCGGCCGAGGAGATGGCCGGCGTGCTGCGGGAAGGCCTCAACTCCGAACCGGATATCCATCCGGCCGACCTGTTCGAATACGTCTACACGGAGAAGACTAGCCAGCTGCGCGAGCAGGCTGCCCAGCTCAGCGAAGAGCTGCTTCGGGAAGAAGCCGGCAATGACTGA
- a CDS encoding MFS transporter, translated as MRPDPFSFRQIAVGAYGPPLLYGAATGAIVPVIALSATDLGADTATAALILTLTGIGSLVTNVPATVITTRFGERWSLVGASLWCSAAMLLALAAPTLAVFGAAIFMIGMAGAVFGLARQTYLTEAVPLEYRARALSTLGGVTRIGVFLGPFAAALAMSFTGLDGAYLVGAMMTLAAAVLSFCVPELRAARSSADDHSAGAPPPGAPTVYSMLRAHAPTFGTVGIGVLLIAAVRATRQAVLPLWAEEIGLDPTTTALIYGLSGAIDMLIFYPAGKVMDVHGRRWVAVPCMLLMELALLLLPLTTDAWSLLLVALLIGFGNGIGSGIVMTLGADFSPSVGRPQFLGIWRVLSDVGTMAGPGAVSAVTAAATLAGGIWTTGVLGLLGALVLWRWIPPRREGAAKSR; from the coding sequence GTGCGCCCGGATCCGTTCAGTTTTCGTCAGATTGCAGTAGGCGCATACGGGCCACCGCTGCTGTACGGTGCGGCCACCGGCGCCATCGTGCCGGTGATTGCACTGTCTGCAACCGACCTAGGAGCAGACACAGCAACAGCGGCGCTGATCCTCACCCTCACCGGTATAGGGTCCTTGGTCACCAACGTTCCCGCGACGGTCATCACCACCCGGTTCGGGGAGCGGTGGTCACTGGTCGGGGCCTCGCTGTGGTGTTCCGCGGCAATGCTCCTTGCCCTCGCTGCACCTACGCTCGCAGTCTTCGGAGCGGCGATCTTCATGATCGGCATGGCGGGAGCTGTCTTCGGCCTTGCCCGCCAGACCTACCTCACCGAAGCCGTTCCGTTGGAGTATCGGGCGCGCGCGCTCTCTACGCTCGGCGGGGTGACGCGCATCGGCGTGTTCCTTGGCCCGTTTGCCGCCGCGCTCGCAATGAGTTTCACCGGTCTCGACGGCGCCTACCTGGTTGGTGCAATGATGACCCTGGCCGCAGCCGTCCTCAGTTTCTGCGTGCCGGAACTCCGAGCGGCGCGCTCGTCCGCAGATGACCACTCTGCCGGTGCTCCGCCTCCAGGCGCGCCAACTGTGTATTCGATGCTCCGTGCCCACGCGCCGACCTTCGGAACCGTCGGTATCGGCGTGCTGCTTATCGCCGCAGTTCGTGCCACCAGGCAGGCGGTCCTGCCGCTGTGGGCAGAGGAGATCGGGCTGGATCCGACGACGACGGCGCTCATCTACGGCCTGTCCGGCGCCATCGACATGCTGATCTTCTACCCCGCGGGCAAGGTGATGGACGTGCATGGGCGAAGGTGGGTTGCGGTGCCGTGCATGCTGCTGATGGAACTTGCCCTGCTCCTGCTGCCGCTCACCACCGATGCGTGGAGCCTGCTGCTTGTTGCGCTGCTGATCGGTTTCGGGAACGGCATTGGTTCCGGGATAGTCATGACTCTTGGTGCTGACTTCTCCCCGTCGGTGGGTAGGCCGCAGTTCCTGGGGATCTGGCGGGTGCTGTCCGACGTCGGGACCATGGCAGGGCCGGGAGCAGTATCAGCCGTGACTGCTGCGGCCACCCTGGCGGGAGGAATCTGGACTACCGGCGTGCTGGGCCTGCTTGGGGCGTTGGTTCTGTGGCGGTGGATCCCACCGCGCCGGGAAGGAGCAGCGAAGAGCCGCTAG
- a CDS encoding MBL fold metallo-hydrolase, protein MSELNVDESYPWQQLGDHVWVLQTEPFAMNVGLVTGSERALVIDTGTGPEQAAHILKAVRLITELPLTVVNTHSHYDHVFGNAFFAAEGVSEFWATERCAAALAESGEEQRREVAEIDPAMATGDGAHTAIHPANRLVSGSPVDLDLGGLSVTLFHLGAGHTDNDLLVGAGNVLFTGDLVEEGADPSFEDSFPAEWIRTLGKISALDDLYEVFVPGHGAPVGIDFVVTQLNQMRHAVRVTKTAMDEASLDMTKAIPILPYGPEQSRALLTRLRTLAHWKWLERQGSPS, encoded by the coding sequence ATGTCCGAGCTGAACGTTGACGAGTCCTACCCCTGGCAGCAGTTGGGGGACCACGTATGGGTACTGCAGACCGAACCGTTCGCCATGAACGTCGGTTTGGTGACCGGATCCGAACGCGCCCTGGTAATCGACACCGGTACGGGCCCCGAACAGGCAGCCCACATCCTCAAGGCGGTCCGGCTGATCACAGAGTTGCCGCTCACGGTCGTCAACACGCACTCGCACTATGACCATGTCTTCGGGAATGCCTTCTTCGCAGCGGAAGGTGTGTCGGAATTCTGGGCGACCGAGCGCTGTGCCGCGGCTCTGGCTGAGAGCGGGGAGGAGCAGCGTCGCGAGGTCGCAGAGATAGACCCTGCGATGGCCACGGGCGACGGCGCTCACACGGCTATCCATCCGGCCAACCGGCTGGTCTCCGGATCACCCGTTGACCTGGACCTTGGCGGGCTTTCGGTGACACTGTTCCACCTGGGCGCCGGACACACGGATAATGACCTGCTCGTGGGTGCAGGCAACGTGCTCTTCACCGGTGACCTGGTGGAGGAGGGCGCAGACCCCTCCTTCGAGGACTCGTTCCCCGCCGAGTGGATTCGGACGCTGGGAAAGATCAGCGCCCTGGATGACCTCTATGAGGTTTTCGTGCCCGGCCATGGGGCACCGGTCGGCATCGACTTCGTCGTGACCCAGTTGAACCAGATGCGTCACGCCGTACGCGTAACCAAGACGGCGATGGACGAAGCGTCCCTGGACATGACCAAGGCCATCCCCATCCTGCCCTACGGTCCCGAGCAGTCCCGCGCGCTCCTGACCCGTCTGCGCACCCTCGCGCACTGGAAATGGCTGGAACGACAGGGCAGCCCCAGCTGA
- a CDS encoding dihydrolipoamide acetyltransferase family protein, whose protein sequence is MSAETLTTAAGQVFLLPDLGEGLTEAELVNWLVAEGDVVTVDQPVAEVETAKSMVEVPSPYAGVVTRLHGTAGSTISVGAPLITVSPAEVGTPVAAAPVTAAAGEKSVAPSGPAPADAAVSGSGNVLIGYGTPAAGSGGRTRRRRALAATGTATATDAQPPAASQQGAAVSDAGPRAVLCISPLVRKLARDAGLSLRSISGTGAAGMILRRDVEQAIAASGARPASGIEAPASVAAAEPEATASEATPATSDGGSSTGEDQRSGLRISERIPVRGVRKAVAEAMTRSRREIPEATVWVDVDATALVELRADLMRRNPDESVGLLAFVARFALAGLVRYPELNSRIVEGEDGGLEILKFDGVNLGIAAQTDRGLMVPAIRRADRMSARQLDAEIRRLAAVTRDGKATPADLTSGTFTLNNYGVFGVDGSAAIINHPEAAILGLGRIIDRPWAVNGELAVRKVTELTLSFDHRVCDGVVAAGFLRYVADAVENPGGVLADL, encoded by the coding sequence ATGAGCGCCGAAACGCTCACGACGGCGGCTGGGCAAGTCTTCCTGCTCCCTGACCTCGGCGAGGGGCTGACGGAGGCCGAGCTGGTCAATTGGCTCGTTGCCGAAGGGGACGTGGTCACGGTCGACCAGCCGGTGGCCGAAGTTGAAACTGCCAAGTCCATGGTGGAGGTCCCCTCTCCGTATGCGGGCGTCGTCACGAGGCTGCACGGAACGGCTGGAAGCACGATCTCGGTCGGGGCACCGCTGATTACGGTGTCGCCGGCTGAGGTAGGAACGCCGGTTGCGGCTGCGCCTGTTACAGCAGCGGCTGGCGAGAAGTCGGTCGCGCCTTCCGGCCCTGCACCTGCCGATGCAGCCGTGAGCGGATCCGGCAACGTACTGATCGGCTATGGCACGCCTGCTGCCGGCAGCGGCGGGAGGACGCGCCGTCGTCGCGCCCTGGCCGCGACAGGCACGGCTACTGCCACTGACGCGCAGCCCCCGGCCGCATCACAGCAGGGCGCAGCCGTGTCCGACGCCGGCCCCCGTGCCGTGCTCTGCATCTCGCCGCTGGTGCGCAAGCTGGCGCGGGATGCTGGCTTGAGCCTCCGTTCGATTTCCGGCACGGGTGCCGCTGGAATGATTCTTCGCCGGGATGTTGAGCAGGCGATCGCGGCCTCTGGTGCCCGACCGGCTTCGGGAATTGAGGCGCCGGCATCGGTGGCGGCGGCCGAACCGGAGGCGACGGCGAGTGAGGCGACGCCGGCAACGAGTGATGGCGGCAGCTCCACGGGTGAGGACCAGCGAAGCGGACTCCGCATCAGCGAGCGAATACCGGTGCGTGGAGTCCGTAAAGCAGTGGCGGAGGCGATGACGCGCAGTCGGCGCGAGATCCCCGAGGCGACTGTCTGGGTGGACGTAGACGCAACCGCGCTCGTCGAACTGCGCGCAGACCTCATGCGCCGGAATCCCGACGAGTCAGTTGGTCTGCTGGCCTTTGTGGCTCGGTTCGCGCTCGCCGGGCTCGTCCGGTACCCGGAGTTGAACTCCCGCATCGTCGAAGGCGAGGACGGCGGGCTGGAGATTCTGAAGTTCGACGGCGTCAACCTTGGGATTGCAGCCCAGACCGACCGGGGTCTGATGGTTCCCGCCATCCGGCGGGCGGACAGGATGAGTGCCCGGCAACTGGACGCGGAGATCCGGCGGCTGGCCGCCGTCACGCGGGACGGCAAGGCCACGCCCGCTGACCTGACCTCGGGTACCTTCACCCTGAACAACTACGGCGTGTTCGGGGTGGACGGCAGCGCCGCCATCATCAACCACCCGGAGGCAGCGATTCTCGGGTTAGGACGGATCATCGACCGGCCCTGGGCGGTCAATGGAGAACTCGCGGTCCGGAAGGTCACGGAACTGACTCTCTCCTTCGACCACCGCGTGTGCGACGGCGTGGTGGCGGCAGGTTTCCTGCGCTATGTTGCGGACGCTGTGGAGAATCCGGGCGGTGTCCTGGCCGACCTCTAG
- the paaB gene encoding 1,2-phenylacetyl-CoA epoxidase subunit PaaB, with the protein MPGHPTAGPWPLWEVFVRSSRGLSHVHAGSLHAPDAEMALRNARDLYTRRNEGVSLWVVPASAIVASDPDAKGQFFESPQGKDYRHATYYTKSEGVKHL; encoded by the coding sequence CTGCCCGGACACCCCACAGCTGGGCCATGGCCGCTCTGGGAGGTTTTTGTACGGTCTTCACGCGGGCTCAGCCATGTGCATGCCGGGTCCCTCCACGCTCCGGACGCAGAGATGGCACTGCGGAACGCCCGCGACCTGTACACCCGGCGCAACGAGGGCGTGAGCCTGTGGGTTGTACCGGCGTCGGCAATTGTTGCCAGCGATCCCGACGCGAAGGGGCAGTTCTTCGAATCGCCCCAGGGCAAGGACTACCGGCACGCCACGTATTACACGAAGAGCGAAGGGGTGAAGCACCTGTGA
- a CDS encoding alpha-ketoacid dehydrogenase subunit beta, translated as MTDTALRKESPLTDASPSGVQPLTFAKALNAALADAMEADPSVVVFGEDVGPLGGVFRITDGLTARFGEERCFDTPLAESGIMGMAVGMAMNGMRPVVEMQFDAFAYPAFEQVVSHVAKMPNRTRGKVKLPLVIRIPYAGGIGGVEHHCDSSEAYYAHTPGLTVLTPATVRDAYLMLREAIRFPDPVVFLEPKKLYWSKETLDLEELRAAAAAAAGGGTGSGGTGSDTTGSAVGRAVVARSGTDATLITYGPSVPTALAAAAAAAEEGRSLEVIDVRSIVPFDDETVTASVRKTGRAVVIAEAPGFASVASEIVARVQERCFHSLAAPVRRVTGFDVPYPAPKLEHWYLPSVDRILDTVDELQWEDA; from the coding sequence ATGACTGACACCGCTCTGCGCAAGGAATCACCGCTGACCGATGCTTCCCCGTCGGGCGTCCAGCCCCTCACCTTCGCGAAGGCGTTGAACGCGGCGCTTGCTGACGCGATGGAGGCCGATCCGTCGGTTGTGGTCTTCGGTGAGGACGTGGGTCCACTGGGCGGTGTCTTCCGCATCACGGACGGGCTCACCGCCCGCTTCGGCGAGGAGCGCTGCTTCGATACGCCGCTCGCGGAATCCGGAATCATGGGAATGGCCGTCGGCATGGCAATGAACGGCATGCGCCCGGTCGTCGAGATGCAGTTCGATGCCTTCGCGTACCCCGCCTTTGAGCAGGTGGTGAGTCACGTCGCCAAGATGCCCAACCGCACCCGGGGAAAGGTGAAGCTTCCGCTGGTCATCCGGATTCCGTACGCAGGTGGGATCGGGGGAGTGGAGCACCACTGTGACTCCTCGGAGGCCTACTACGCACACACGCCGGGCCTGACGGTGCTCACGCCCGCTACCGTCCGCGATGCCTATCTCATGCTGCGGGAGGCCATCCGTTTCCCCGATCCCGTGGTTTTCCTGGAGCCGAAGAAGCTGTACTGGTCGAAGGAGACGCTTGATCTCGAAGAGCTCAGGGCGGCAGCCGCAGCAGCGGCCGGCGGCGGCACCGGCTCCGGAGGTACCGGTTCCGACACCACCGGCTCGGCGGTCGGACGCGCCGTCGTCGCCCGTTCCGGCACCGACGCCACCCTCATCACCTACGGACCGTCCGTCCCCACAGCACTGGCTGCGGCCGCAGCGGCAGCGGAGGAAGGGCGTAGCCTCGAGGTGATCGACGTGCGCTCCATCGTCCCGTTCGATGACGAGACTGTTACCGCCAGCGTCCGGAAGACCGGGCGCGCCGTCGTGATCGCCGAAGCTCCCGGCTTCGCCTCGGTTGCCTCCGAAATTGTGGCAAGGGTGCAGGAGCGCTGCTTCCATTCCCTGGCCGCCCCGGTACGTCGGGTGACCGGTTTCGATGTTCCCTACCCCGCTCCGAAGCTCGAGCACTGGTACCTGCCCAGCGTCGACAGGATACTGGACACCGTGGACGAACTGCAGTGGGAGGACGCATGA
- the paaE gene encoding 1,2-phenylacetyl-CoA epoxidase subunit PaaE yields MAVKLAPSTRRRTAFHELTVSEVRRLTEDAIEVTFAVPADLAGKFNYVPGQYVALRTTLDVDGKPREVRRSYSICAEPRNFEDGSSEIRVAIKRDLGGVFSTWANEFLKAGDRLDVMSPMGQFISKHPMNGLNNPDSIDTETGHAFVAVAAGSGITPVIAIARSVLAANPAVRFDLIYANRAAMDVMFLEELADLKDRYPARFALHHVLSREQRISPLLTGRIDAVKLQTLLTSVIRTDDVDEWFLCGPFELVQLCRDTLAERGVPPEKIRFELFTTGEPARPEGQIGRPIRDDPADDSYIITFTLDGLRGSVTSPAHARESILNAALRVRADVPFACAGGVCGTCRARLVSGTVDMEENYALEPDELAKGYVLTCQSRPTSPEVIVDYDA; encoded by the coding sequence ATGGCAGTGAAGCTTGCCCCGTCCACCCGGAGGCGAACTGCGTTTCACGAGCTGACCGTTTCGGAGGTCCGACGGCTCACGGAGGATGCGATCGAAGTGACGTTCGCCGTACCGGCGGACCTGGCGGGCAAATTCAACTACGTACCCGGCCAGTATGTTGCCCTGCGCACCACGTTGGACGTCGACGGGAAGCCCCGGGAAGTGCGCCGGAGCTACTCAATCTGCGCCGAACCCCGCAACTTCGAGGACGGCAGCAGCGAGATTCGTGTTGCCATCAAGAGAGATCTCGGCGGGGTGTTCTCCACCTGGGCCAACGAGTTCCTGAAGGCCGGTGACCGGCTGGACGTCATGAGCCCGATGGGTCAGTTCATCTCGAAACACCCCATGAATGGGCTGAACAATCCCGACAGTATCGACACCGAGACAGGTCACGCCTTCGTGGCGGTCGCGGCCGGCTCCGGGATCACACCGGTCATCGCCATCGCGCGTTCGGTGCTCGCGGCCAATCCGGCAGTGCGCTTCGACCTGATCTACGCCAATCGTGCGGCCATGGACGTCATGTTCCTCGAAGAGCTCGCCGACCTGAAGGACAGGTATCCTGCACGCTTCGCGCTGCACCACGTGCTCTCCCGCGAACAGCGAATCTCGCCGCTACTGACCGGGCGAATCGATGCCGTGAAACTCCAGACCCTCCTTACCAGCGTCATCCGTACCGACGATGTCGATGAGTGGTTCCTCTGCGGGCCTTTCGAGCTTGTCCAACTGTGCCGTGACACGCTCGCCGAACGTGGGGTACCACCGGAGAAGATCAGGTTCGAACTGTTCACCACAGGAGAGCCCGCCAGGCCGGAAGGGCAAATCGGACGCCCGATCCGGGACGACCCGGCGGACGACTCCTACATCATCACGTTCACCCTCGACGGGCTGAGGGGCTCCGTGACCAGCCCTGCCCACGCCCGTGAATCAATCCTCAACGCCGCCCTGCGCGTTCGCGCCGATGTCCCGTTCGCTTGCGCAGGCGGTGTCTGCGGTACCTGCCGGGCAAGATTGGTGAGCGGGACCGTTGACATGGAGGAAAACTACGCCCTGGAGCCGGACGAACTGGCGAAAGGCTATGTGCTGACCTGCCAGTCCCGCCCCACCAGTCCCGAAGTCATAGTGGACTACGACGCCTAG
- the paaD gene encoding 1,2-phenylacetyl-CoA epoxidase subunit PaaD, with amino-acid sequence MVTAARTLEETVWNIAATVADPEIPVLTIEDLGILRAIDVHNDGAVTVAITPTYSGCPAMHTIRDDILTALAAHGYTNVHVNLVLSPAWTTDWMSGAGRAKLEQYGIAPPTGRAASGKISVRLGIKCPQCSSLNTRELTRFGSTSCKALYVCQDCREPFDYFKVH; translated from the coding sequence ATGGTGACGGCGGCGCGCACCCTCGAAGAGACCGTTTGGAATATCGCTGCCACTGTGGCGGATCCGGAGATTCCGGTCCTCACCATCGAGGATCTCGGAATCCTCCGCGCGATTGATGTGCACAACGACGGCGCCGTCACCGTGGCCATCACGCCCACCTATTCGGGCTGCCCGGCCATGCACACAATCCGCGATGACATCCTCACTGCCCTTGCTGCGCATGGTTACACCAATGTCCACGTGAACCTGGTTCTGTCCCCGGCCTGGACAACGGACTGGATGAGCGGGGCCGGTAGAGCGAAGCTCGAGCAGTACGGGATTGCTCCACCAACAGGACGGGCAGCGAGCGGAAAGATCAGCGTCCGGCTGGGGATCAAGTGTCCACAGTGCTCGTCGCTCAACACGCGAGAGCTGACCCGGTTCGGGTCGACCTCCTGCAAGGCGCTGTACGTCTGTCAGGACTGCAGGGAGCCGTTCGATTACTTCAAGGTCCACTGA
- a CDS encoding enoyl-CoA hydratase/isomerase family protein, producing the protein MIELTIERNVAEIVLNAPDKLNALNEEALSKLSLAYDDAASAAAEGRVRALLLRGEGRAFCAGRDIAGVEPETDDAVAYLDGLVTPLLRKMSAFPAPTFAAAQGACLGVGLGLLIATDVVYVADTAKIGSPFARLGATLDSGGHWLFTERLGAHRTLDLIYTADLMTGADAVAGGLFSRVFTAAELLPATRQAVERVAAGATGAFRASKELVASVRDRRLGLWDSVSEENIAQGKLCSSADYAEGFRAFQEKRKPIFKG; encoded by the coding sequence GTGATCGAGCTGACCATCGAGCGGAACGTAGCGGAGATCGTCCTGAACGCACCCGACAAGCTGAACGCGCTGAACGAGGAAGCCCTGTCCAAACTCTCGCTGGCGTACGACGACGCCGCCTCCGCGGCAGCGGAAGGCCGCGTCCGCGCTCTCCTGCTTCGCGGTGAAGGGCGGGCCTTTTGCGCGGGGCGCGATATTGCCGGCGTCGAACCCGAGACCGACGACGCGGTCGCCTACCTCGATGGCCTTGTCACACCGCTGCTGCGGAAGATGAGCGCCTTCCCTGCCCCAACCTTCGCGGCGGCGCAGGGGGCGTGCCTGGGGGTTGGACTGGGGCTGCTGATCGCCACGGACGTGGTGTATGTGGCGGACACGGCGAAGATCGGGTCCCCCTTTGCGCGGCTGGGGGCAACGCTGGATTCAGGCGGACATTGGCTGTTCACGGAACGGCTGGGAGCACATCGGACGCTCGACCTGATCTACACCGCTGATTTGATGACCGGTGCCGACGCGGTGGCCGGTGGCTTGTTCAGCAGGGTCTTTACGGCTGCTGAGCTGTTGCCCGCCACCAGGCAGGCAGTGGAACGGGTTGCCGCAGGTGCCACAGGCGCGTTCCGCGCGTCGAAGGAACTGGTTGCCTCGGTCCGGGACCGCAGGCTTGGGCTTTGGGATTCGGTCAGTGAGGAGAACATCGCACAGGGCAAGCTGTGCAGCAGTGCCGACTACGCCGAAGGGTTCCGTGCATTCCAGGAGAAACGCAAACCCATCTTCAAGGGCTAG
- a CDS encoding cupredoxin domain-containing protein: MKVTRSALGFLLAAALIGVAGCGSGGGTTAEAPATSDSASETAQPSPGGVSTSAEPGAGETSDAAEEATDGASAEPTGEAPAEDIVITIRNFEYELPESVPPGAEITVVNEDTAPHTVTTTESDDFDAIAQGGETVTFTAPEEPGEYPFFCTYHPNMTGTLVVSSDG, encoded by the coding sequence ATGAAAGTCACCCGAAGTGCCCTGGGATTTCTACTTGCCGCCGCTCTCATTGGGGTGGCGGGCTGCGGGTCGGGCGGTGGGACCACAGCCGAGGCGCCGGCAACGTCGGACTCAGCGAGCGAGACCGCGCAACCGTCGCCGGGCGGGGTATCCACCTCGGCTGAGCCCGGCGCTGGCGAAACCTCTGATGCTGCTGAGGAAGCCACGGACGGCGCGTCGGCCGAACCTACTGGGGAAGCACCGGCGGAGGATATCGTCATCACGATCCGCAACTTCGAGTACGAGTTGCCCGAATCCGTGCCACCCGGTGCGGAAATCACCGTGGTCAACGAGGACACCGCGCCGCACACGGTGACCACGACCGAATCGGATGACTTCGACGCAATCGCCCAGGGTGGGGAAACGGTCACCTTCACGGCGCCCGAAGAGCCCGGCGAGTACCCGTTCTTCTGCACCTACCACCCCAACATGACGGGCACGCTGGTGGTGAGCTCAGATGGCTAG
- the paaC gene encoding 1,2-phenylacetyl-CoA epoxidase subunit PaaC — protein MSEASASATRITPGNALRPEDIAVSEAVPSAAVAQYALGLGDDALVLAQRLGWWISRAPELEEDVALGNIALDLLGHARSFLTYAGRAWGKTEDDLAYFRGEDEFRSVHLVEQPNGDFARTIARQLVVSYYQFELYKHLTGSADPTIAAIAAKAVKEVDYHRDHSRQWVLRLALGADESRRRMVEGLLLTWPYVGELFQHDALLDELKGIAVQPSGLRAAFDAELEGLFAEAELKIPAVPAAVGGGRQGHHSEYLGYILAEMQVLAREHPGATW, from the coding sequence GTGAGCGAAGCGAGCGCCAGCGCCACCCGAATCACCCCGGGCAATGCTCTGCGGCCCGAGGACATCGCGGTCTCGGAGGCCGTACCCAGTGCAGCGGTGGCGCAGTACGCCCTCGGGCTGGGTGATGATGCCCTCGTCCTGGCGCAGCGGCTTGGCTGGTGGATCTCGAGGGCACCGGAGCTCGAGGAGGACGTGGCGCTGGGTAACATCGCGCTGGACCTGCTCGGCCACGCGCGATCCTTCCTCACCTACGCCGGACGGGCCTGGGGGAAGACGGAGGACGACCTCGCGTATTTCCGGGGCGAGGACGAATTCCGCTCAGTCCACCTGGTTGAACAGCCCAATGGCGACTTCGCACGGACCATTGCCCGGCAGCTCGTGGTCTCCTACTACCAGTTCGAGCTCTACAAGCACCTGACCGGTTCGGCCGACCCAACAATCGCCGCCATTGCTGCGAAGGCCGTGAAGGAAGTGGATTACCACCGGGACCACAGCAGGCAGTGGGTCCTGCGCCTTGCGCTCGGAGCCGATGAGTCGCGCCGCCGCATGGTCGAAGGGCTCCTCCTTACCTGGCCGTATGTCGGCGAACTCTTCCAACATGACGCCCTTCTGGACGAGCTCAAAGGGATTGCGGTTCAGCCCTCCGGGTTGCGCGCCGCCTTCGATGCGGAACTGGAGGGACTTTTCGCCGAGGCGGAGTTGAAGATTCCGGCTGTTCCCGCGGCCGTTGGTGGCGGCCGGCAGGGCCACCACAGCGAATACCTGGGCTACATCCTCGCCGAGATGCAGGTGCTCGCCCGGGAACATCCGGGAGCGACATGGTGA
- a CDS encoding Lrp/AsnC family transcriptional regulator, with translation MAELPLDEVDRKILAELTRDGRQSVTAIAENVHISRAHAYSRIARLTENGVLTKFTALIDPIKAGLRSSAYVTLKVRQHSWRELKEKLRAIPEVHHIALVGGDFDVILLVRAEDNVDLRRVIFDQLQSMPGVLDTQTFLVFEDMDTR, from the coding sequence ATGGCCGAACTGCCCCTCGATGAGGTGGACCGGAAGATCCTCGCCGAACTCACACGGGACGGCCGCCAATCCGTGACTGCTATCGCAGAGAACGTCCACATTTCCCGGGCGCACGCCTACTCCCGCATCGCCCGACTCACCGAGAACGGCGTGTTGACCAAGTTCACGGCGTTGATCGACCCCATCAAGGCAGGGCTCCGGTCCTCGGCCTATGTCACCCTCAAGGTCCGGCAACACTCCTGGCGCGAACTGAAGGAGAAGCTGCGGGCCATTCCGGAGGTGCACCATATTGCTCTGGTAGGAGGAGATTTCGACGTGATCCTGCTGGTGCGTGCTGAGGACAACGTCGATCTCAGGCGCGTGATTTTCGACCAGCTACAGTCCATGCCCGGAGTCCTGGACACACAGACGTTCCTCGTTTTCGAGGACATGGACACCCGCTGA